Genomic segment of Arctopsyche grandis isolate Sample6627 chromosome 3, ASM5162203v2, whole genome shotgun sequence:
tgtcacgtcgaaacacctgatatctggcatcaaaaaactcactattattgaatgagtcatttagccaagtttctgatagacagataatatcataattattaactaatacattttgaagaaaagagtcagatttagttcggagacctctgacattttgataataaatgacaagacgattagaagacattgtaaaaaaggaagtagatagagcacgtactgatataaatataaatatccatatgcataaatgaaaatagatatatgcatataaacatacacataactgcatacacagataaagatatggaattattaagcaaaccatccttggtgataccagttgaaatgcAAAGGTATACATGGACATTATACCTTTGTATTATATGATGTatcgattcttaatctgtttagcacattcgccgctttggagcaatctgtaaggcgaatgtgcatgattaattgaagaatgaaaaatgaaaaatacacaGCAGTTAGTAAACGAGTccttataaacgttgacaaatgaatgacacagaTCACACGATCCATGTTCAACGCATTTTTTgtcaatgctacctttaaaggtttagcaggtagtattcttgtttactttgcacatgcaaaaattcACAACGCCTGTCGGCGTTTGGCAAcgaaacgccgatcggcgttggtcaacattcaaagggttaatggcCAACTTTAAGTAAACGACCAACTATGATGGAAAGTAGAAGAAATGATAAGAGAAAAAGTTTCCAATACTTACGACACACATCCCTCAAGGACGATGGTTCCTTTACATCTCTGCGAGTGGTTATGGGTTTGGGTTCGTCACACCCCATCGCTCCATGTCTCACTATTTCGCTCCTCGGATTCCTTGGGCTGCTGCTCTATCTTCGTAATGGTCGAATTTCCAATAATGGCGTTACAAATGTCCGTCGGTCCGTTCGACAAATGCCTCTCCCCGACATCTTTTCTCCGTCGTAATCCCGCTGCGGCGGTTCTCAAAATGCGGTCCGCCTACGTGACTGATTGTGACCATCTGACGATTTATGACCGCCATTTGTTATACGACTGGACGAAAGCTGGACGAGAATCTCGGCCGGGTATCATCCCCGGTCCGTACATACGTCAAATCGCCTTATCCGAAAATGACTCCTCTGAGGATTCTGTCACGTCAAAATCTCGACGAAAATACCACCACCCTTCAATATCGTACAGTGACAGCTTACACTGTGGATCACTTACTTTTAAGCTACACGAATCaatgactttttattttaatatttatttattattttaataacaatgccCAAATGTGACCTGGCATGTTGCCCCAATgaagtcttacaaaaaaaaaagaaaagaataataaaaattaccaatcattcatctcattcaaatagactcgtgttgaatctcatgaaactgaccagttcatcaacatgacaattaaacaggtccaaatgttcatcacCTCACACAAGAAACCAGATAGCCTTGACAAGAAACGAGTTCTTGAAatcagacgttttcgcaggaatgggttggaaaagtaaacgatgtcgcaaagctctaccgcattcaggcgcccaaaatttaaGTTCCGATAAAATCGAAAGGTTGTCAATACTTCCCTTAAATACTCCacagaaatatttggaaaagatagtgagtcaaagcctagcctaccttgtaaaaaggcagtgggaaataaatgggggtaatatttatatttcctcatataaaggcatccaAGAAACCTTTTTtaaactctttctatcaagagagagaatttaatttcagttaaTGTGCAActtgtcaggtcacattggtcattattgttattatttttatcatctatccatttatataatgtatttattataataataaatcaaatataaataaataaagtcaattttaattcaattttaatcaaatttgtatTTATGATGCTCTGTGAAATGACtattaattgtttatcgatgtttgtaactggtcaggaaggcacattggggtttacctgtgaggccttcttggaatttatttatttatatacacgtGCATGTAAATATAACTAAATATGAAAGACAGTTTGCACGTTTCAGACTGGTTCGTcttaaaaaaactaataaagaTGTTGAAACCCAACccaattgttgttaaaataagaAGAAAATAGTACCTTCGTAATCTATTTTACTATCCTATGAAACATTTCTTGAAAAGTTAACACCTAATAAAGCAAATCATCAATTAGAAAAGCGCACGTTCTTTCTTTCACACATACAATATTCAACACCAACCCCAATCATTGTTCCTGCCCTTCAAATTCCATACCATCCAGAGAGCAACGtaaaacatcgaaaaaaaacccaccccatatttaattttaataatagaacCCACCCGATTTAATCAACCCAACCCTCAAACGACCTTCTTtgtcttgggtaccattcgagcaacttatatatgtatgtacctctcATTCGGTATTCTAATTTCCCACAGTACATACGCAAAATTTTGCACGACTCTCACCCACTAAGCCCCATTCGAAATAGATAGCCCAGAGCATGTGAGACAATAAACACGCCATTACATTGATAAAAGGAACGTTTTAAATCGTCGTTTATTATTGAAACTGTGAGCGCCACGTGTCCTATGATAGCAGGTGCTAAAGCTTCGACGACGATTACCACAACTCGCACGTGCGATCTCGTACGCGCGTGACGCGAAAAACAGAACGGGGTCCTTCCCATctctgaaaatttaatttaaggttTAAAAAAAACCCTGAAGGAGTGTATTTTTCGCCCACCCTCGTGCTCGAAATCCCTTATGGATTTCGGAAACAGATATTTTGGCCATAAATTCTATTTTTATAGCCGAAACGAGATACGCTCTGTATATAATTGGAGTCTGAAGAATTAGCTCGGTGCAGTTTCTGTGTCGTCTCCTCCACTAGGCGAACATGGTTAGTTCATTGTGGCAAACGTGACTGAAAGAAAGTGCTTTCAATTGCCGCACAATGGCCGTCCATCATACTTTGCCGCCTGGAATCAGAACACACAATGCTTCCATATCAAGAGATGTGCTCGAGTGATTCATAATCTCGCTCAGACTCCTCGTCACATTCAGAATgacttttttgttgttttttttttctccttgATTTACCAGCACTCTTACCTGGTAGGTAATTTGACGCTGAGAATTTTTCCTCATGTCTGTTCTTAGCAATGCACTGTGGGACggaatattattatgtaaataatcaTATGTAAGGTCTTATCTGCATTATCTCACGCTTCGTTTGAGTAATATGCGAAATCATTTTTTGCTTTCCTAACATTCAGGCATTTCAGgtcaatattataatacaaactagtgttgtacccgatgaaattttatttattttttttttacagaaaggccttacaagtaaccccaatgcgccttcctgaccaattacaaacattgcagcattttatttatttatttatttttattatacatacatataaaagtcgctgaattacgcgacactgaaaaactcgcaaattaacgagacatctatgaattgtacataaattttattgtacattaatcaagctcaaataatggtgacatagtaggtaggaaggatatttagccaattttaccgggaaccgtttcaacaatgaaatcagagaaaattggcaaactctgatcgatttggagtcataaatattcaagtctgagcagcagcactacagatatactcagaaaaattcttttcaatcgaggtcagctcatgggatcgaacccggtgcctctcgacgctaagcagaagcttaacgaccgagctatgctgctggctatatcatcgcatgggtgttggtatattaagttattaaataaaataaaattaaaagaaatttctcgatccgcacgcggtcgattttttttcaaataccttttaaatatatttaatttaatatttatattaaatgtttaatatgaaaaaaatggtaaaaaatacGTACCTACCTGGTGGTAAATTCTCTGTCAAGAGGacacattggtagcaaatagtatatatagaagtttttcttttgttgttgtattcgtatatatgtttTGGTAGTGGTTTAGATGtgacgtatttacatatgtactatgtatgtcgaatcgaaacgactattatatgtataatagtaagGCGGGCGTTATcaaagacagacagacacacagaatattatatatataatgatgatATATCAGACAGTTCCTTACAAACAATTGCATTCacactaaaaaaaaacagtacattaaataaaatcactGTTTGAGTTTGAGTGGAATATGAAAACaattgcaaagtttcaaaacgatttgaagactgcaggaattttagctcaatcttttGCGAAAGCCAACTAATAAGAggcttataaaaatgaaaaatgtcaaaaatgccAAAAAACCACCTGAGACAAGTCGGAGCAAACGATCCTGGAAATGCCACACCAGGATCGTCTGTTATCATCTGTCTCTGCTGACTATCCTGGAAAAGGCACATAAGAAATAAGATAAGGTTTAGAGAAGAGAAGATAGAGTATTGAAggaaaataaaagtcatataATGTGATTTACATTCATGCATAGATTGGTATGTTCGAACATCTACCATCTTACGACAGGCTAGAGGTTTCATGAGATGTTTGAGAGATGTGTGAGAAAAACTGTGAGATGTTTGAGAATCAATGTtgtgatcacgggttcgattccaactggttgctgctgaccagaccttagatatgtgactccaggtcgatcgtttcctgccAGAGTTTGctagtttatctgattttcattgcaaCGGTTCCAACAATTTGGCATCCCTGTCCTATCTCTTTCGCGAaaattcaagttattcagcatctatATTTTTGCTGATttctataaatgctgcaaattttgtCCATATACtatatctctgtggatgttgattgtatgtaatataataacacACATATCGTGTTTAATGTCAATAATTATGTAGAATTAATAAATCCCAATCTATCAAGCACACTTGTCGAATTGGAGTAATCTGTTAAgtgtgtgcatgattgattgaaacgGATGGAAtatggttgccaatttgttggaaccgtttcaatgaaatcagataaattggcaaactctggtaggaaacgatcgaccttggagtcacatatctaagatctggccagcagcacaacCAGAGattaaacccgtgaccactttaatGTTGCTGGTTGAGACTTACAACCTCAATTGTAAACAACTTACAGTCAGAAATGAGACTTACAGTCAACGTGTAAATCCAAGATCCAAGCCACGTGAGTAACATCTAGATACACCtttttgcgcgagcaggatacaacaggaacaagaggaacaggcttttcctcccgtatcctgcgcgcgcacattaaaaaaggctgtatgacacaaagagagataatttcactgcatgccactgatatatattatacactagctgtattacccggcttcgctcagtgtttataatataaaccgcttaaacatgactaagctaatttaattaaaaaaaaaaaaaaattaaaaaaaaatttaaaaattaaaaaaaaaaataaaaaaaaaataaaaaaaaaatcaaaaaaaaaaattaaaaaaaaaataaaaaaaaaataaaaaaaaattaaaaaaaaatttttttaaaaatcaaaaaaaaaaatcaaaattttttttgccttctagggcttcgccctcggcgcccccctgagcctttgccttctagggcttcgcccctccacgccccatgagcaattgccgtttagggcttcgccccccttagttaatgccttttagggcttcgcccctccgcacccccatgattaaatgccgtctagggcttcgccccccttagttaatgcctgttccgacttttgtaatgacgtgtggcaaacagtcttattaactgattgtcgattggcattattgacgagttggcattagtgtcggcccaagcggaaatacgcgacggtcgacagagttcgagcagacggcgtacggacaacttgtgttccgtacgctccgctgaaccaccacgtgcaaattttacatttcaataaactacatcaaaccattatcgaagtcttttccatgatggtcacttcgaaccggacaccagtaacctaggccacaacaccaaacggacaaaccaataggaaaaaacgtggtcgagaaaaaatggatgtcaattaagaaatcggtatcgttcctttgttactatccatacctttccaatactaataacatgtttgcttctatttcagcaatatattgattgatgtacagaggtacatgaccgcgtgattgacgcagaaaatatataaataaaaacataacctacaaagacgcatgggacacagaggtaatccaaaattatcggaacgatcacataaacatcgtaaaggatattcaagtaagtgaatgtattcaatctcaggcaatctgttcaaaaggcaatcatgtgggtaggtcagtttttaaaaatatgttttaaagtataacaattaattaacgcgattgtataaaataatatcgcgctacgaaggaatgtttcatcggtcgcatcgaaattcgtattaaaagtgtaaaatcagatgtagtgtaaaattagcaaagcacgtggggaattatacttgtagccccaaagtggcttaaaccaagtacataccggtatattcatataccggcagatctctttgtttcttaatgtgtgtagaaactttctcccccctcccccctccacaataaatgtggaattatacttgtagccccaaagtggcttaaaccaagtacataccggtatattcatataccggcagatctctttgtttcttaatgtgtgtagaaactttctcccccctcccccctccacaataaatgtggaattatacttgtagccccaaagtggcttaaaccaagtacataccggtatattcatatcggtagatctttgtttcttaatgtgtgtagaaacaccctccccccccccccttccacgataaatgtggaattatacttgtagccccaaagtggcttaaaccaagtacataccggtatattcatatcggtagatctttgtttcttaatgtgtgtagaaacaccctccccccccccccttccacgataaatgtggaattatacttgtagccccaaagtggcttaaaccaagtacataccggtatattcatatcggtagatctttgtttcttaatgtgtgtagaaacaccctcccccccccccccttccacgataaatgtggaattacacttgtagccccaaagtggattaaatcaagtacataccggcatattcatacatcggtagatctctttgtttcataatgtgtgatgaaacagtggtgatttaaaataaatcacaagacttgtagccccaaagtggtttaaatcaagcacccaccaatttagggttgtaatttcttccaaaatatgttggatagattctggtgataatagttaaagtagaatattaagattcacggttaatcattgaatattattaccttatctctacgaatagttcaattgacagctatagtagagaacaactgtatttatgagacgaaatagtgcaactttctgaaacaaatgtcaagtgctgaaaacgaggaaatagaagcttcgacttccaagtcgcataaaggtcgaaatccaactagggacgtagaacctattagagacaggtcaagctctagaatacatcagactcgaagtcagactcaatcgatagaaatattagcgaaggaaaataaagtagaagttataatgacgtcaatagaattaaggtattcaggcgcggtacaaagactaaaaggaaaaatagataaatcctccgaattagatgaaggacagtatcaaaccattaaagaagcatacgattatgtccgaaaactccattacgaatatttagataaccttacagacataccgaaagcggccaaaatagacgaagagtacgatgcaattacaataacagttaaaaatcttaaagcagcattagattgccaatcctttcaagatagtaaactaaaggtagagcaagcaacaattaaatttgctagagataagttaccgacgttaaccattcccacatttcagggagatccatctgaatggcaatcgtttcaacaagcttttaagaatataataggaaacaaaacggaatattcgaatgtcacgaaattgcaatatttgcatcaatccttaatcggtcccgctttggcagctgtatcaggtttagatattagctcagacaattacgaaatagcttggagtattttagacaagcaatataatttaccaagacttaatctcaaaactaggattaattcactttgtgacttaaaattaatcacaagagaatcacatatcgaattgagaaatctattgaatcaggtaacagtgtgtattaaaaacattgaatcgttgggttacgcgagagaaattttagatccatgggtaacatgtttagttctaaggaaattaccttttaatatagtaagagactgggaaatatcgctggttagcagagaaatgccaccatatgaaagtttagagacattcttgcagaatagatgtaatgtattacaatctactgcatctgtaactacggtgaaggaattccctcatagtcgtcaaagaatcatgagaactcatgtcgcgaacaaaaacccatcaagtaaggtaaacgcatgcgcattctgtcgaaataatcatttcataggcaaatgtgataaattcaaagcaaaatccagtatggaaagaaatgaattcgttaaatctaataacatgtgttttaaatgtttaaattcatcgcataagataacaaattgcaagtctaactataattgcttaaggtgcaaacaaaaccatcacactttgttgcatcaggacgatacatttagttccaataatacgggaaggaagtcaattaatgctcattctactcatttctctcaaagggagataattttaccgacggtacaagtagacattataacgtccaatggaacggtcgttaagggtcgcacattattagattccggctcacaagtcaactatgttaccacatctttcgctaagaagaataacttcaagttagagaaaatctctcaaaaaattgtaggtatcgctaatcaagaaagtagcattcgtcacatcaccaaggtgaccataaggtcttcaaccactaattactcaaccaaagtgttgtgtttggtattaccagaaattactggcgaaattccaactgtgaaactggatcaacagttaatttcaataccagcgggaatcaagttatcagatcccctttggaataaaccgacgccaatcgatttcttgctcggcgccgagatttgcgttcatgctatgaaagcaggaaccatccagttaggaaaaggtatgcctatcttaaaggataccgaattcggatggacaatagttggtccatatcccgaagtaaataatgctccagggaagagccacataggcttaagtcaattagacagtcacattcaaaacttttggatgatcgaccaggttcctatggtaaaacatcaatctcttgaggagaaaagatgtgaggaacatttccaagcacacacatcacgagataaaaacggtagattttgtgtagctttaccatataaaaattccccggtagtattaggaagttcattacacattgcggagaaaagacacaaaactttggaaagacgttttttagccaataataatttaaaaatggaatacaataaagttttagaagagtacataaatttaggacatatgtcagagtgtgaacctccggaggcacatgaggttcattgttatttacctcatcacgtcgtggttaaggagtctagccttaccactaaatatcgtgtagtttttgatgcgtccgcaaagacaacgtctaatatctcactaaataatattttgatggtgggacctaatgtccaatcagatttgttaagtttactactcaactttcgactccataaatacgtgattactgcggatattaagcagatgtaccgacagattcaaatagcagagaaaaataaaaatgtacaacgaatcatttggcgaacagatccccagagtaaattcaagcattacaagcttaatacagtaacattcggaactgcttcagccccatttttagctactagatgtctaaatcagttagcagaggagaatagaaacaaatatcccatcgctagtaaagtgatcgaacgtgatttttatgttgatgatttgctcacgggaactaatactattgaagctggtaaattattaaaggttcaactggaaaccatattattatcagccggtatgcccttaagcaaatggacatcgaacaactccgatataatcacggatgttaaagctgacgattgttcagattttaacttctctaacgaatcacacaaaactttaggtttattttggaaaccgcgggaagacgtttttgtatttaaggttcaaaccgaagtcgagactgaaaatataacaaaaagaaactttttatcagtaattagtcagatcttcgacccattaggactattatctccattgttaattaattataagatattaatgcaatctgtctggcaacaaaccattggttgggatgaattcattcctcagacaatcttcaaaaaatggaaagattgtcaattatccaatacagtcatgaaactttataaaattcctagattgataatactaaataatgtcattaatatacaggcacacggattttgtgacgcatccgagaaagcttatggtgcttgtatttatgtaaaatgtactgatcaattgggaaattccaaatgtcatcttgtgtgttctcgttcgagagtcgctccgctcagttttgtaactattccgcgtttagagctgtgctccgctatgttattatcaaagttaatgaagtcaacaatagaccaattaacaattcatattaatgaaaaatattattggacggattcaaccgtcgcattgcattggattagaggagagtcatgtaaatggaccaccttcgttgccaatcgagtggccgaaatccaatcaatatctcaacccattgagtggtaccatgtctcctctacagacaatccagcagatttaatttctcgagggactcaaccatcagaattaaatcataattcgttatggtgggacggccctagttggttgaaattagacgaatcacgatggcctcgaagacctcctgagatcacaatagatcttccagagagaagggtagtcactaacgctacccttgtgagggaaaataattggatagataaacattctcatcttccaagactccttcgagttttatcatatgttcgtcggccactaaggaataaacaattaaacgttaaagaaaataacgaaccgtccgctttagaattaaaagatgctttaaataatttgataaggttatcgcaaatggaatcatttccattggaatatcgtttgctgagcaagggacatccaattcccagtagcagtaaattagctaaattgtcccctctattccacgagaatttaatttgtgttggaagtagacttcctctgggaacaactctatcaacgtcacccattatcttgtcaaataagcataaacttacacacatgattgtccgagatgcgcacttgaaatatattcacttgggtactcaagccttactgtcgttattgcggcagacctattggccattggccggacataatactgtcaaaggagtggtgcgttcatgtgtcatttgtttcagaaataaaccactgtcacacaatagattaatgggattactcccgcttgaacgtaccactgcgaattttcctttcagtcatgtggggatagatttcgcaggaccttttcctgtgaagagtggttgcaataagaattctaagataattaagggttacgtttgtgtctttgtgtgtttttccagtaaggcagttcacttggaacttgtcggagacttaacgagttcaaatttcttaaattgtttaagaagattcgtagccagacgtggcaggcccaatacgatatattccgacaatgctactaattttgtcggtgcaagtcgtgaactcgttaatttagtaaaattaatttacgaacgtcctcatgaggagaagctactacggtatgtagcctccgaagggattcgttggaagtttaacccgccaagggcgcctcacatgggagggctgtgggaagcagcggttaaatccatgaagattcatttaaacaaggtgttaaaggccaccaccttaaatttcgaatcattttgtacggtattgactcaaatagaagcttgcatgaattcccgtcctcttagtcccttgtcttcggatccactagaccttttacccctcacacctggacatttcttaattggcagatccttactcgctcttccaatggaggttaaatataacactaatgtccatgccaatctgcttcagatacaattgaccacagcagcattttggaaacgttggtcggcggaatatttacattctttgcagttacgacacaaatggaagaaggactcgagcaacaatctgagtgtgggtcaaatggtcctgttaaaggaggaacacatgctgccaacccgatgggtcttgggtcgagtcactaaattgtatcccggaccagatggcagagttcgagtcgtcgacgtctttactgccagcggagagtttcgtcggtccagtcatctagtggcgccattgccgattctaccacaaggaccacttgacaggaaggaagatcagcaagagggaggagaaacagcagcttcaattccgtcaacttcggtagcttagtttaacccgaagacactacccccaactcatattacttattagatgtaatcatgagtttaaatcagtcaatgttaatagtagtactccgtaattcactttaattgtgttgtgtgtataatttaagctattttcattttaacattcggcagtatatatctccgaatttaatctaatcattttgtctttataatataagacttgtctcatgtcatcactcggaaggattatatccgagtttaaaataaactgttcaaatttgacagttaaaattagattcatgatttgttaatgttagtctccaagccacacttaatggagcatcttaaatt
This window contains:
- the LOC143909792 gene encoding uncharacterized protein LOC143909792 isoform X2; this translates as MSSAENEEIEASTSKSHKGRNPTRDVEPIRDRSSSRIHQTRSQTQSIEILAKENKVEVIMTSIELRYSGAVQRLKGKIDKSSELDEGQYQTIKEAYDYVRKLHYEYLDNLTDIPKAAKIDEEYDAITITVKNLKAALDCQSFQDSKLKVEQATIKFARDKLPTLTIPTFQGDPSEWQSFQQAFKNIIGNKTEYSNVTKLQYLHQSLIGPALAAVSGLDISSDNYEIAWSILDKQYNLPRLNLKTRINSLCDLKLITRESHIELRNLLNQVTVCIKNIESLGYAREILDPWVTCLVLRKLPFNIVRDWEISLVSREMPPYESLETFLQNRCNVLQSTASVTTVKEFPHSRQRIMRTHVANKNPSSKVNACAFCRNNHFIGKCDKFKAKSSMERNEFVKSNNMCFKCLNSSHKITNCKSNYNCLRCKQNHHTLLHQDDTFSSNNTGRKSINAHSTHFSQREIILPTVQVDIITSNGTVVKGRTLLDSGSQVNYVTTSFAKKNNFKLEKISQKIVGIANQESSIRHITKVTIRSSTTNYSTKVLCLVLPEITGEIPTVKLDQQLISIPAGIKLSDPLWNKPTPIDFLLGAEICVHAMKAGTIQLGKGMPILKDTEFGWTIVGPYPEVNNAPGKSHIGLSQLDSHIQNFWMIDQVPMVKHQSLEEKRCEEHFQAHTSRDKNGRFCVALPYKNSPVVLGSSLHIAEKRHKTLERRFLANNNLKMEYNKVLEEYINLGHMSECEPPEAHEVHCYLPHHVVVKESSLTTKYRVVFDASAKTTSNISLNNILMVGPNVQSDLLSLLLNFRLHKYVITADIKQMYRQIQIAEKNKNVQRIIWRTDPQSKFKHYKLNTVTFGTASAPFLATRCLNQLAEENRNKYPIASKVIERDFYVDDLLTGTNTIEAGKLLKVQLETILLSAGMPLSKWTSNNSDIITDVKADDCSDFNFSNESHKTLGLFWKPREDVFVFKVQTEVETENITKRNFLSVISQIFDPLGLLSPLLINYKILMQSVWQQTIGWDEFIPQTIFKKWKDCQLSNTVMKLYKIPRLIILNNVINIQAHGFCDASEKAYGACIYVKCTDQLGNSKCHLVCSRSRVAPLSFVTIPRLELCSAMLLSKLMKSTIDQLTIHINEKYYWTDSTVALHWIRGESCKWTTFVANRVAEIQSISQPIEWYHVSSTDNPADLISRGTQPSELNHNSLWWDGPSWLKLDESRWPRRPPEITIDLPERRVVTNATLVRENNWIDKHSHLPRLLRVLSYVRRPLRNKQLNVKENNEPSALELKDALNNLIRLSQMESFPLEYRLLSKGHPIPSSSKLAKLSPLFHENLICVGSRLPLGTTLSTSPIILSNKHKLTHMIVRDAHLKYIHLGTQALLSLLRQTYWPLAGHNTVKGVVRSCVICFRNKPLSHNRLMGLLPLERTTANFPFSHVGIDFAGPFPVKSGCNKNSKIIKGYVCVFVCFSSKAVHLELVGDLTSSNFLNCLRRFVARRGRPNTIYSDNATNFVGASRELVNLVKLIYERPHEEKLLRYVASEGIRWKFNPPRAPHMGGLWEAAVKSMKIHLNKVLKATTLNFESFCTVLTQIEACMNSRPLSPLSSDPLDLLPLTPGHFLIGRSLLALPMELRHKWKKDSSNNLSVGQMVLLKEEHMLPTRWVLGRVTKLYPGPDGRVRVVDVFTASGEFRRSSHLVAPLPILPQGPLDRKEDQQEGGETAASIPSTSVA